One window of Thalassovita mediterranea genomic DNA carries:
- a CDS encoding MFS transporter, translating to MGASPPPSSGQTPETPDAAAPAERRLSSTELLLLTLASAVVTANAYYIHPIISEVARGFEVRDAVIGIVPGANQLALALGVFLLLPLGDRVSNRKLVTITVAGQFLSITGMAFATDFRLFTLASTILGFFTIAPYLLPAYASKRVDPAQLGAVTAMLTTGVIGGILVARAGAGIVAETFGWRTVYYIASSFMLIVSILLPFIMDEREAGSDDAPKQSYLSLLFSMFALVKRYPEIIISGAMQGLGFGVFLSVWMGLGLHLPDMGYGVDVVGYLAAFAGFNLFTTPALGRWADRVGPYKARIVAAAVNFVAVCLLWPLGYNLWLLIIPVVLMTLLGPLVDICNRMTFLSLEKNIRTRLMTIYIVMMFIGGGISSSAGTAVYDYAGWAGNAILAMCMSGGLFTLAIISWRVFGRKIAQEIN from the coding sequence ATGGGTGCTTCACCTCCTCCTTCGTCCGGGCAGACGCCCGAGACACCAGACGCAGCCGCCCCGGCTGAGCGTCGTCTCTCCTCAACAGAGCTGCTTCTCCTGACGCTGGCTTCGGCGGTGGTGACAGCCAATGCCTATTACATTCACCCGATCATTTCAGAGGTCGCGCGCGGCTTTGAGGTGAGAGACGCGGTGATCGGCATTGTGCCGGGCGCCAACCAGCTCGCCCTGGCGCTGGGCGTGTTTCTGCTTCTGCCGCTTGGTGACCGGGTCTCTAACCGCAAGCTCGTGACCATCACGGTGGCCGGGCAATTCCTGTCGATCACGGGCATGGCCTTCGCGACCGATTTCCGGCTGTTCACGCTCGCCTCGACCATTCTCGGCTTCTTCACCATCGCGCCGTACCTGCTGCCGGCCTATGCCTCAAAACGGGTCGATCCGGCTCAGCTTGGCGCGGTGACGGCGATGCTGACGACCGGCGTCATTGGCGGCATTCTCGTTGCGCGGGCCGGGGCGGGCATTGTGGCTGAAACCTTTGGCTGGCGCACTGTCTATTATATCGCGTCCAGCTTCATGCTGATCGTCTCGATCCTGCTTCCCTTCATCATGGATGAGCGCGAGGCGGGCAGCGATGACGCGCCAAAGCAGAGCTATCTCAGCCTTCTCTTCTCCATGTTTGCGCTGGTGAAGCGCTATCCGGAGATCATCATCTCCGGCGCCATGCAGGGGCTTGGCTTTGGCGTCTTCCTGTCAGTCTGGATGGGCCTTGGCCTGCACCTGCCGGACATGGGCTATGGCGTCGATGTGGTGGGTTATCTCGCGGCCTTTGCGGGCTTCAACCTGTTCACGACGCCGGCGCTCGGGCGATGGGCCGACCGGGTGGGGCCCTACAAGGCACGGATCGTCGCGGCGGCCGTCAATTTCGTCGCCGTCTGCCTGCTCTGGCCGCTTGGCTACAATCTCTGGCTGCTCATCATTCCCGTCGTGCTGATGACGCTTCTGGGCCCGCTGGTCGATATCTGTAACCGGATGACATTCCTCTCTCTCGAGAAAAATATCCGCACCCGTCTCATGACCATCTATATTGTGATGATGTTCATTGGCGGCGGCATTTCGAGCTCTGCAGGCACGGCTGTCTATGACTATGCAGGCTGGGCGGGGAACGCGATCCTCGCCATGTGCATGTCGGGCGGGCTGTTCACGCTGGCCATCATTTCGTGGCGTGTGTTCGGGCGGAAGATCGCGCAGGAAATCAATTAG
- a CDS encoding acyltransferase family protein: MTKNRIDWVDYGKGICIILVVMMHSTLNYGEMVGATGWMHDVVAFAKPFRMPDFFLIAGLFLSRSINGPLVDYIDRKVVHFAYFYLLWLGLQTVAFEADLLLSDPAGVALIFLKQLIFPASSLWFIHQLLFFYVVTRLIARVPVLAVFAVAALAHVAFYAGWIAPSWSVTERFANWYVFFFAGYAFAPLVFRLADAVRGHGMVAVSALAVWAIWNAQLVSVGLGDAPVISLILGFAGAFAIVSVASLLARFDVGNAIRYAGKHSIVIYLTFFIPMKVAQKGLAMTGLIPDVGWASLSILVFALAAPLAFHFVIRKTPLAFLYERPAMFRINKAKAARPAKETIGPVEA, translated from the coding sequence ATGACCAAGAACCGCATTGATTGGGTCGATTACGGCAAGGGTATCTGCATCATCCTCGTGGTGATGATGCATTCGACGCTGAATTATGGCGAAATGGTCGGGGCCACCGGCTGGATGCACGACGTCGTTGCCTTCGCCAAGCCGTTCAGAATGCCGGACTTTTTCCTGATTGCGGGTCTTTTCCTGTCGCGTTCCATCAATGGGCCGCTGGTCGACTATATTGACCGGAAGGTCGTTCATTTTGCCTATTTCTACCTGCTCTGGCTGGGCCTTCAGACCGTCGCTTTCGAGGCTGATCTTCTTCTGTCAGACCCGGCCGGCGTCGCCCTTATCTTTTTGAAACAGCTGATTTTCCCAGCCTCCAGCCTCTGGTTCATTCACCAGCTTCTCTTCTTCTACGTGGTCACCCGCCTCATCGCCCGCGTGCCTGTGCTGGCTGTCTTTGCGGTCGCTGCGCTGGCCCATGTCGCCTTCTATGCAGGCTGGATCGCGCCTTCCTGGTCGGTGACCGAGCGGTTCGCCAACTGGTATGTCTTCTTCTTCGCGGGCTATGCCTTTGCCCCGCTTGTCTTCCGCCTCGCAGATGCTGTGCGCGGACATGGCATGGTGGCCGTCTCGGCGCTCGCTGTCTGGGCGATCTGGAACGCGCAGCTTGTCAGCGTCGGCCTTGGCGACGCGCCAGTGATCAGCCTTATCCTTGGTTTTGCAGGCGCTTTTGCCATTGTCAGCGTCGCTTCTCTGCTCGCCCGCTTCGATGTCGGCAATGCGATCCGCTATGCGGGCAAGCACTCGATCGTCATCTATCTGACCTTCTTCATTCCGATGAAGGTGGCCCAGAAGGGGCTCGCCATGACCGGGCTTATCCCCGATGTGGGCTGGGCCTCGCTGTCGATCCTGGTCTTCGCGCTGGCTGCGCCGCTTGCCTTCCACTTCGTGATCCGCAAGACGCCGCTCGCCTTCCTCTATGAGCGCCCGGCCATGTTCCGGATAAACAAGGCGAAGGCGGCGCGCCCGGCAAAGGAAACCATCGGGCCGGTGGAAGCCTGA
- a CDS encoding response regulator transcription factor translates to MTTLALVDDDENIVASLKMFFEAEGYDVKTYHDGLSALSGLTETPPDLAILDVKMPKMDGMELLRRLRQNSELPVIFLTSKDEEIDEVIGFNIGADDFVRKPCSNRLLSERVKAVLRRSRTTEGQVEDGDQKPIVRGRLTLDPNRHACSWDGEPVRLTVTEFLILQSLAQRPGYVKSRDQLMDAAYDDQIYVDDRTIDSHIKRLRKKFREVDGEFDAIETLYGVGYRYNES, encoded by the coding sequence ATGACAACGCTGGCATTGGTGGACGACGACGAAAACATTGTCGCCTCGCTTAAAATGTTCTTCGAAGCCGAGGGCTACGACGTCAAAACCTATCATGACGGCCTGTCTGCCCTGTCCGGGCTGACCGAAACGCCGCCGGACCTCGCCATCCTCGATGTGAAGATGCCCAAGATGGATGGCATGGAGCTCCTGCGGCGCCTGCGCCAGAACTCAGAGCTGCCGGTGATCTTCCTGACCTCCAAGGATGAAGAGATCGACGAGGTGATCGGCTTCAATATCGGCGCCGACGATTTTGTCCGTAAACCCTGCTCGAACCGCCTCCTGTCAGAGCGCGTGAAGGCCGTTCTGCGCCGCTCGCGCACGACCGAAGGCCAGGTTGAAGATGGCGACCAGAAGCCGATCGTTCGCGGCCGCCTGACACTGGACCCGAACCGCCATGCCTGTTCATGGGATGGCGAGCCGGTCCGCCTGACAGTCACCGAATTCCTGATCCTGCAGTCGCTGGCCCAGCGCCCCGGCTATGTCAAAAGCCGCGACCAGCTGATGGATGCGGCCTATGACGACCAGATCTATGTCGATGATCGCACCATCGACAGCCACATCAAGCGTCTGCGTAAGAAATTCCGCGAGGTCGACGGCGAATTCGATGCCATCGAAACCCTTTACGGCGTCGGCTACCGCTACAACGAAAGCTGA
- a CDS encoding GAF domain-containing protein: MAQNSHPAPAAHADRVREAAESRSGAAASALVASWRRSLKRYGLEPDTRRAPDLMTQQSLKDARLPMEQLLRVASPSLDRLFGSVGEAGCCVLMTNADGVIVERRGMAGDDAAFRSWGLWEGADWSEAREGTNGIGTCLAEKRPVTIHQDQHFHSRNTAMSCIDAPIYDHQGMLAAALDVSSCRADLTGAFSQLIAATVSDTARRIESDNFRAHFEGARIVMGERHGRAGAVLLAIDSDDVVIGATRAARIEFGLGDAPSLEPRPAADVLSGTPAQSDLAAAERAELRRAILRANGNMSEAARALGVGRATLYRRMNRLGIDLDRLN, translated from the coding sequence ATGGCACAAAACAGCCACCCTGCCCCAGCCGCGCATGCTGACCGCGTGCGCGAAGCTGCCGAGTCCCGTAGCGGCGCGGCGGCCTCAGCTCTTGTTGCCTCCTGGCGCCGCTCTCTGAAGCGCTACGGCCTTGAGCCAGACACGCGCCGCGCACCCGACCTGATGACCCAGCAGTCGCTCAAGGATGCGCGCCTGCCCATGGAGCAGTTGCTGCGTGTTGCCTCACCGTCGCTGGACCGCCTGTTCGGCTCTGTCGGGGAGGCAGGCTGCTGCGTGCTGATGACCAATGCAGACGGGGTCATCGTCGAGCGGCGCGGCATGGCTGGCGACGACGCAGCGTTTCGCTCATGGGGCCTGTGGGAAGGGGCGGACTGGTCGGAGGCGCGCGAAGGCACGAATGGCATCGGCACCTGCCTTGCCGAGAAGCGGCCCGTCACCATTCACCAGGACCAGCATTTCCATAGCCGCAACACAGCGATGAGCTGCATCGACGCGCCGATCTATGACCATCAGGGCATGCTGGCGGCTGCGCTCGACGTCTCATCCTGCCGGGCTGACCTCACCGGGGCTTTCTCTCAACTGATCGCCGCGACCGTGTCAGACACCGCGCGCCGGATCGAGAGCGATAATTTCCGGGCCCATTTCGAAGGAGCTCGCATTGTCATGGGCGAACGTCATGGCCGCGCTGGCGCCGTGCTGCTGGCTATCGACAGCGACGATGTCGTGATTGGCGCGACCCGTGCGGCCCGAATTGAGTTCGGACTTGGCGATGCGCCCTCGCTTGAACCCCGCCCGGCGGCTGATGTCCTTTCAGGCACACCGGCCCAGAGTGATCTTGCCGCCGCCGAACGCGCCGAGCTGCGCCGCGCCATTCTGCGGGCCAATGGCAATATGTCAGAGGCCGCACGCGCCCTCGGCGTTGGCCGCGCAACCCTGTACCGGCGCATGAACCGGCTCGGCATCGACCTCGACCGCCTGAATTAG
- a CDS encoding aldehyde dehydrogenase family protein has translation MDTQTLGHGQMKAPYKSRYDNFIGGKWTAPKAGRYFDNISPVNGRIICQIARSDAADIEAALDAAHAAADSWGKTSVAERALILNRIADRMEENLEALAIAETWDNGKPVRETMAADLPLAIDHFRYFAGAIRGQEGSISEIDHDTVAYHFHEPLGVVGQIIPWNFPLLMATWKLAPALAAGNCVVMKPAEQTPASICVLLELIGDLLPPGVLNVVQGFGLEAGKPLASSNRIAKIAFTGETTTGRLIMQYASENLIPVTLELGGKSPNIFFPDVCREDDDYFDKAIEGFVMFALNQGEVCTCPSRAIIHESIYDQFMERALKRVAAIKQGNPLDSDTMVGAQASSEQREKILSYFDIGRQEGAEVLIGGESLTLPGDLEGGFYVKPTVFKGHNKMRVFQEEIFGPVVSVTTFKDNDEALSIANDTLYGLGAGVWSREANTCYRFGRAIKAGRVWTNCYHAYPAHAAFGGYKQSGIGRENHSMMLDHYQQTKNMLVSYAPQKLGFF, from the coding sequence ATGGACACGCAAACGCTTGGGCACGGCCAGATGAAGGCCCCCTACAAATCGCGCTACGACAATTTCATTGGCGGCAAATGGACCGCGCCGAAAGCCGGCCGCTACTTCGACAATATCTCACCCGTCAACGGACGGATCATCTGCCAGATTGCCCGCTCGGACGCGGCAGACATCGAAGCAGCGCTTGATGCAGCCCATGCGGCCGCAGATAGCTGGGGCAAGACATCTGTTGCCGAGCGCGCGCTTATCCTGAACCGGATCGCTGACCGGATGGAAGAGAACCTTGAAGCGCTCGCCATCGCCGAAACCTGGGACAATGGCAAACCCGTGCGCGAGACGATGGCCGCCGACCTGCCGCTCGCCATTGACCATTTCCGTTACTTTGCTGGCGCCATCCGGGGACAGGAAGGCAGCATCAGCGAGATCGATCACGACACCGTCGCCTATCACTTCCATGAGCCGCTTGGCGTTGTCGGGCAGATCATCCCCTGGAACTTCCCGCTCCTGATGGCGACCTGGAAGCTCGCACCGGCGCTGGCCGCAGGCAACTGTGTGGTGATGAAACCGGCAGAGCAGACGCCAGCCTCCATCTGCGTCCTGCTGGAGCTGATCGGCGACCTGTTGCCACCGGGCGTCCTCAACGTGGTGCAGGGGTTTGGCCTTGAGGCGGGCAAGCCGCTCGCCTCGTCGAACCGGATTGCGAAGATCGCTTTCACCGGCGAGACGACCACTGGCCGCCTCATCATGCAATACGCGTCGGAAAACCTCATTCCAGTGACGCTGGAGCTTGGCGGCAAGTCGCCAAACATCTTCTTCCCGGACGTCTGCCGTGAGGATGACGACTATTTCGACAAGGCCATTGAGGGCTTTGTGATGTTCGCCCTGAACCAGGGCGAAGTCTGCACCTGCCCGTCACGCGCCATCATCCATGAGTCGATCTATGACCAGTTCATGGAACGCGCCCTGAAACGCGTCGCTGCGATAAAGCAGGGCAACCCGCTGGACAGCGACACGATGGTTGGCGCGCAGGCCTCTTCCGAGCAGCGAGAGAAAATCCTCTCCTACTTCGATATTGGCCGCCAGGAAGGCGCAGAAGTCCTGATCGGCGGTGAGAGCCTGACCCTGCCGGGTGACCTTGAGGGCGGGTTCTATGTGAAACCGACCGTGTTCAAGGGACACAACAAGATGCGTGTCTTCCAGGAAGAGATCTTCGGTCCTGTCGTTTCGGTCACGACCTTCAAGGACAATGACGAAGCCCTATCCATCGCCAATGACACGCTTTACGGCCTTGGCGCCGGTGTGTGGTCGCGTGAAGCGAACACCTGCTACCGCTTTGGCCGCGCCATCAAGGCGGGCCGCGTCTGGACCAATTGCTACCATGCCTATCCGGCCCACGCCGCTTTTGGCGGGTACAAACAGTCCGGCATCGGGCGTGAAAACCACAGCATGATGCTGGATCACTACCAGCAAACCAAGAACATGCTGGTCAGCTACGCCCCGCAGAAACTCGGCTTCTTCTAG
- a CDS encoding DUF779 domain-containing protein: protein MPGRNETPPRVLATEAAASLIEEIRADYPDILFHQSGGCCDGSSPMCYPVGDFKLGERDVKLGEVAGVPVYISGSQFEAWKHTQLILDVVPGRGGMFSLDNGRERRFLTRSRVFTEDELAALGD, encoded by the coding sequence ATGCCAGGACGAAATGAGACGCCGCCGCGCGTGCTGGCCACAGAGGCCGCCGCTTCACTGATCGAAGAGATACGGGCCGATTACCCCGACATCCTGTTTCACCAGTCAGGCGGATGCTGCGACGGGTCCAGCCCGATGTGCTACCCGGTGGGCGACTTCAAGCTCGGCGAGCGGGATGTGAAGCTGGGTGAGGTCGCCGGTGTGCCAGTCTATATTTCGGGCAGCCAGTTCGAAGCCTGGAAGCACACCCAGCTCATCCTCGACGTCGTGCCCGGGCGCGGCGGCATGTTCTCTCTGGATAATGGCCGCGAGCGGCGATTTCTCACCCGCTCGCGTGTCTTTACCGAAGACGAGCTCGCCGCCCTTGGCGACTAG
- a CDS encoding DUF1993 domain-containing protein encodes MSLSLYEAVVVPMQQILGSVQGVLEKGAQHYEARGLSPDELLGETIHSDMAPLPFQLHSVMHHSLGALEGVRRGEFGPPKNLEALDFAGFQAKLAETAQTLSAMKAEQVNEWAGKDVVFKLGEMSMPFTAEGFLFSFSKPNLYFHATTAYDILRMKAVPIGKRDFLGQLQLKG; translated from the coding sequence ATGAGCCTCTCACTTTACGAAGCTGTCGTCGTCCCCATGCAACAGATACTCGGCTCGGTGCAGGGTGTACTGGAAAAAGGCGCCCAGCACTACGAAGCCCGCGGCCTGAGCCCCGACGAGCTGCTGGGTGAGACTATCCATTCGGACATGGCGCCGCTGCCTTTCCAGCTCCATTCGGTCATGCACCATTCGCTCGGCGCGCTCGAAGGTGTGCGTCGCGGGGAATTCGGCCCGCCAAAGAACCTTGAGGCGCTCGACTTTGCAGGGTTTCAGGCAAAGCTCGCAGAGACCGCGCAGACCCTGTCAGCTATGAAAGCCGAGCAGGTCAATGAATGGGCCGGCAAGGATGTCGTCTTCAAGCTTGGAGAGATGTCGATGCCGTTCACGGCTGAAGGCTTTCTCTTCTCCTTCTCCAAGCCGAACCTCTATTTCCACGCCACGACCGCCTATGACATCCTTCGAATGAAGGCAGTTCCCATCGGCAAGCGCGACTTCCTCGGTCAGCTGCAGCTGAAAGGCTAG
- a CDS encoding peptidylprolyl isomerase, producing the protein MADAENTLLMETTKGPVKIELRPDLAPNHVARIKELAREGFYDGIVFHRVIDGFMAQAGCPNGTGTGGSDKPDLKAEFNDEPHVRGICSMARTNQPHSANSQFFIVFDDARFLDKQYTVWGKVVEGMENIDQLKRGEPVREPDSIKSLKVEADA; encoded by the coding sequence ATGGCAGACGCAGAAAACACGCTCCTGATGGAGACGACCAAGGGCCCGGTGAAGATCGAGCTTCGCCCTGACCTTGCCCCCAATCACGTTGCCCGCATCAAGGAACTCGCCCGCGAAGGTTTCTATGACGGCATCGTCTTCCACCGCGTGATCGACGGCTTCATGGCGCAGGCTGGCTGCCCGAACGGCACCGGCACCGGCGGCTCTGACAAGCCGGACCTGAAGGCAGAGTTCAATGACGAGCCGCATGTGCGCGGCATCTGCTCCATGGCCCGCACGAACCAGCCACACTCGGCCAATTCGCAATTCTTCATCGTGTTCGACGATGCCCGCTTCCTCGACAAGCAGTACACGGTCTGGGGCAAGGTTGTCGAAGGCATGGAAAACATCGACCAGCTGAAGCGCGGCGAGCCAGTTCGCGAGCCGGACTCCATCAAGTCGCTGAAAGTCGAAGCTGACGCCTGA